Proteins from a single region of Corynebacterium pseudogenitalium:
- a CDS encoding metallopeptidase family protein: MEPVSQDAFEEMINDALDTIPEEFARHMTNMVVLARDFNPDEPMLLGLFEGIPLTEQHSNHSGFLPDAVFVYKDALEAMCSDEEELRHEVKVTVLHEVGHYFGLEEHELHELGWG; the protein is encoded by the coding sequence ATGGAGCCGGTCAGCCAGGACGCCTTCGAGGAGATGATCAACGACGCCCTGGACACCATCCCCGAGGAGTTCGCCCGCCACATGACGAACATGGTGGTGCTGGCCCGCGACTTCAACCCGGACGAACCCATGCTACTCGGACTGTTTGAGGGCATCCCCCTTACTGAGCAGCACTCAAACCACAGCGGGTTCCTGCCGGACGCGGTATTCGTGTACAAGGACGCACTCGAGGCGATGTGCAGCGACGAAGAAGAACTGCGCCACGAAGTAAAGGTGACCGTCCTCCACGAGGTCGGCCACTACTTCGGGCTCGAGGAGCACGAGCTGCACGAACTCGGCTGGGGTTAG
- the pheA gene encoding prephenate dehydratase yields MTTIAYLGPAGTFTEQAVWNFDLPDPQLVPVDSPAEALNEVRAGRADYAVVAVENSVDGAVTATTDALTEAPGVQIYGETELEIAFAIMTRPGASLVDATRFATHPVAYQQVKRWMADHAPNATFHPTTSNGAAAQLVAEGEADVAAAPERAAELLGLEVHARGVADLSTARTRFVLVGPSGKPTPRTGNDRTSIVFQTPNEPGTLVAALQEFAFRGVHLSRIESRPTRKEPNTYSFHVDIVGHIDDTAVAEALRAVYLRSSQITYLGSWPCAQQATWPSGNPRLAEAQAWVDGLR; encoded by the coding sequence ATGACAACGATTGCGTACCTCGGCCCGGCGGGAACGTTCACGGAGCAGGCCGTCTGGAACTTTGACCTGCCCGACCCGCAGCTTGTGCCTGTGGATTCCCCGGCGGAGGCGCTCAACGAGGTGCGCGCCGGGCGCGCGGACTACGCGGTGGTTGCGGTGGAGAACTCGGTTGACGGCGCGGTCACCGCGACGACGGACGCACTGACCGAGGCGCCCGGGGTGCAGATTTACGGTGAGACCGAGCTGGAGATCGCCTTCGCAATCATGACGCGCCCCGGTGCTTCACTTGTCGACGCCACCCGCTTCGCCACCCACCCCGTGGCCTACCAGCAGGTCAAGCGCTGGATGGCCGACCACGCCCCGAACGCGACCTTCCACCCGACGACATCGAACGGCGCCGCGGCGCAGCTCGTCGCTGAGGGGGAGGCGGACGTGGCCGCGGCCCCGGAGCGCGCGGCGGAGCTGCTCGGGCTCGAGGTGCACGCGCGCGGCGTGGCCGACTTGTCCACGGCGCGGACGCGCTTTGTGCTGGTTGGTCCGTCCGGGAAACCAACGCCGCGTACAGGCAACGATAGGACGTCGATCGTGTTCCAGACCCCGAACGAGCCTGGCACCCTGGTGGCGGCGCTGCAGGAGTTCGCGTTCCGCGGCGTGCACCTTTCCCGTATTGAGTCACGCCCAACACGCAAGGAGCCGAACACGTACTCCTTCCACGTGGACATCGTGGGGCATATCGACGACACCGCCGTGGCGGAGGCGCTGCGGGCTGTGTACCTGCGGTCCTCGCAGATTACGTATCTGGGGTCGTGGCCGTGCGCGCAGCAGGCCACGTGGCCCAGCGGCAACCCGCGCCTGGCGGAGGCCCAGGCATGGGTGGACGGGCTGCGCTAA
- a CDS encoding LCP family protein, producing MSTPHSNDPRDNLEDFVLGRDGQPLVDRYGRPIRKRRPQREQQRPPAWQERPAIRPERREPQETRQYNPRDYEPREYRPRQYPAQQRPAQHRPPQQRPEREHVPMQVTQRPQRPPRQRTQRRRGRRKGGCGRLLAALLVVLLALTFLVDARLSRVDALPAERIANTSGTNWLLVGSDSRTGLSEEDAARLGTGGDLGTTRTDTIMLLHLPLFGKATLVSIPRDSYVAVPGYGQEKINAAFAYGGPQLLIQTVEQASGLRVDRYAEIGMGGLANIVDAVGGVEICVAEPIQDPLANLFVEPGCQTMDGATGLGYVRTRATAQGDLDRVGRQREFLGALTSRILSPGVLLNPFRALPLLWTAPAMFTVGSKDHVWNLARIGLAFSMGLNTETIPVGGFMDADVGNVILWDEVAAEQLFSSLR from the coding sequence ATGAGTACGCCGCATTCCAACGATCCCCGGGATAACCTCGAGGACTTCGTGCTTGGCAGGGACGGCCAACCGCTCGTGGACCGCTACGGACGCCCCATCCGGAAGCGTCGCCCGCAGCGGGAGCAGCAACGGCCCCCTGCCTGGCAGGAACGGCCAGCCATCCGGCCGGAGCGGCGCGAGCCGCAGGAAACACGACAGTACAACCCGCGCGACTACGAACCGCGCGAATACCGGCCGCGCCAGTACCCGGCGCAGCAACGTCCAGCGCAGCACAGGCCGCCGCAGCAGCGCCCGGAGCGCGAGCACGTCCCGATGCAGGTCACGCAGCGGCCACAGCGACCCCCACGGCAGCGCACGCAGCGGCGGAGGGGGCGTCGAAAAGGTGGCTGCGGCCGTCTGCTCGCCGCCCTCCTCGTGGTGCTGCTCGCCCTCACCTTCCTTGTCGACGCCCGACTCTCCCGCGTCGACGCCCTGCCCGCCGAGCGCATCGCGAACACCTCGGGCACGAACTGGCTGCTCGTCGGGTCCGACTCGCGCACGGGCCTGAGCGAGGAGGACGCGGCGCGCCTCGGCACCGGCGGCGACCTGGGCACCACCCGCACCGACACGATCATGCTGCTGCACCTGCCGCTGTTCGGGAAGGCGACGCTGGTGTCCATCCCGCGCGACTCCTATGTGGCCGTGCCCGGCTACGGGCAGGAAAAGATCAACGCGGCGTTCGCCTACGGCGGCCCGCAGCTGCTCATCCAGACCGTTGAGCAGGCATCCGGCCTGCGGGTGGACCGCTACGCGGAAATCGGCATGGGTGGGTTGGCAAACATCGTCGACGCCGTCGGCGGCGTAGAAATCTGCGTGGCGGAGCCCATCCAGGACCCGCTGGCCAACCTGTTCGTCGAGCCCGGCTGCCAAACGATGGACGGCGCGACCGGCCTTGGGTACGTGCGCACCCGCGCCACCGCCCAGGGCGACCTGGACCGCGTCGGGCGCCAGCGCGAGTTCCTCGGCGCCCTGACCAGCCGCATCCTCTCTCCCGGCGTGCTGCTCAACCCCTTCCGGGCGCTGCCACTGCTGTGGACTGCCCCGGCCATGTTCACCGTGGGCAGCAAGGACCACGTATGGAACCTGGCCCGCATCGGGCTGGCGTTCAGCATGGGTCTGAACACGGAAACCATCCCGGTGGGCGGGTTTATGGACGCGGACGTCGGCAACGTGATCCTGTGGGACGAGGTCGCTGCCGAGCAGCTCTTCTCGTCACTCAGGTAG
- a CDS encoding CPBP family intramembrane glutamic endopeptidase, producing the protein MHTRYRVEVLLVLAVTFGASGLRAALRLVDSLLQAPLNEQSTTLYSQASSIGWLDVALQAVSALSLIGWGGLAWYLLGTAWVAPKWRDWLRGAGFAALIGIPGLALYIGAVRFGWSKVVIPTTEAVQIPTSLLWAFANGFAEEVVVVMYLCTRLRQMRWSVPATIAASAILRGSYHLYQGVSAGFGNLAMGAVFAYYYHRTGKVWPLILAHFLIDAVAFLAYPLLPSTLLP; encoded by the coding sequence ATGCACACTCGGTACCGCGTCGAAGTCCTCCTTGTGCTGGCCGTCACCTTCGGCGCCAGCGGGCTGCGCGCCGCGCTGCGTCTAGTCGACTCGCTGTTGCAGGCGCCCCTCAACGAGCAATCGACGACGCTCTACTCCCAGGCGAGCTCCATCGGCTGGCTCGACGTGGCGCTCCAGGCGGTCTCAGCCCTTTCGCTTATCGGGTGGGGTGGCCTGGCGTGGTACCTGCTGGGCACCGCGTGGGTTGCGCCGAAGTGGCGCGACTGGCTGCGCGGCGCCGGGTTCGCGGCACTTATCGGCATCCCGGGGCTGGCGCTCTACATCGGGGCGGTGCGCTTCGGCTGGTCCAAGGTAGTCATCCCCACCACCGAGGCTGTCCAGATCCCCACTTCCCTCTTGTGGGCGTTCGCCAACGGGTTCGCCGAAGAAGTCGTGGTGGTGATGTACCTCTGCACCCGGCTGCGGCAGATGCGCTGGTCGGTACCCGCCACGATCGCCGCCTCCGCGATCCTGCGCGGCTCCTACCACCTCTACCAGGGGGTTTCCGCGGGCTTCGGCAACCTCGCGATGGGCGCCGTCTTCGCCTACTACTACCACCGCACCGGCAAAGTCTGGCCACTCATCCTCGCACACTTCCTTATCGACGCCGTCGCTTTTCTCGCCTACCCACTCCTGCCGTCTACACTGTTGCCATGA
- the serS gene encoding serine--tRNA ligase, whose amino-acid sequence MIDLKFLRENANDVRESQTARGEDPSLVDQLLAADEQRREAIQAADELRAEQKAFGKKIGQASPEERPALLEGSNELKAKVKAAEAKQAEAEQAVQDLQYKIPNPIQGAPAGGEEDFVVLEHVGEVPTFDFEVKDHLELGENLGIIDMKRGTKVGGARFYYLVGDGAWMQLGMMMLAAQKAREAGFKVMIPPVLVRPDVMQGTGFLDEHDEEIYYLERDDLYLVGTSEVALAGYHTDEIIDLSDGPLLYAGWSSCFRREAGSYGKDTRGILRVHQFDKLEMFAYCKPEDAEEMHQKLLGLEREMLAAVEVPYRIIDVAAGDLGSSAARKFDTEAWVPSQDTYRELTSTSNCTTFQARRLSIRYRDENGKTQTAATLNGTLATTRWLVAILENNQQADGSVKVPEALRPWVGKDVLVP is encoded by the coding sequence GTGATTGATCTGAAATTTCTGCGCGAGAATGCAAACGACGTCCGAGAGTCCCAAACCGCCCGTGGCGAGGATCCCTCCCTCGTCGATCAGCTGCTAGCGGCCGACGAGCAGCGCCGCGAGGCTATCCAGGCAGCAGATGAGCTGCGTGCGGAGCAGAAGGCCTTCGGCAAGAAGATTGGCCAGGCTTCCCCGGAGGAGCGCCCGGCGCTGCTCGAGGGCTCGAACGAACTCAAGGCTAAGGTGAAGGCCGCCGAGGCCAAGCAGGCTGAGGCAGAGCAGGCCGTGCAGGACTTGCAGTACAAGATCCCGAACCCGATCCAGGGCGCACCGGCTGGCGGCGAGGAGGACTTCGTGGTCCTCGAGCACGTCGGCGAGGTCCCGACCTTCGACTTTGAGGTGAAGGACCACCTCGAGCTGGGTGAGAACCTCGGGATTATTGACATGAAGCGTGGCACCAAGGTTGGCGGCGCGCGCTTCTACTACCTGGTCGGCGACGGCGCCTGGATGCAGCTGGGCATGATGATGCTCGCCGCGCAGAAAGCCCGCGAGGCCGGCTTCAAGGTCATGATCCCGCCGGTCCTGGTCCGCCCGGACGTCATGCAGGGTACTGGTTTCCTTGACGAGCATGACGAGGAGATCTACTACCTCGAGCGCGACGACCTTTACCTGGTTGGCACCTCTGAGGTGGCGCTGGCCGGCTACCACACCGACGAAATTATTGACCTCTCGGACGGCCCGCTGCTCTATGCCGGCTGGTCCAGCTGCTTCCGCCGCGAGGCCGGCTCCTATGGCAAGGACACCCGCGGTATCCTGCGCGTCCACCAGTTCGACAAGCTGGAGATGTTCGCGTACTGCAAGCCTGAGGACGCCGAAGAGATGCACCAGAAGCTGCTCGGACTCGAGCGCGAGATGCTCGCCGCAGTCGAGGTGCCGTACCGCATTATCGACGTCGCCGCTGGTGACCTCGGCTCGTCCGCTGCACGCAAGTTCGACACCGAGGCGTGGGTGCCGTCGCAAGATACGTACCGCGAGCTGACGTCGACCTCGAACTGCACCACGTTCCAGGCGCGCCGCCTGTCCATCCGCTACCGCGACGAGAACGGCAAGACCCAGACCGCCGCCACCTTGAACGGCACGCTCGCGACGACGCGCTGGCTCGTCGCCATCCTCGAGAACAACCAGCAGGCCGACGGCTCCGTGAAGGTGCCTGAGGCGCTGCGCCCGTGGGTTGGGAAGGACGTACTGGTTCCCTAA
- a CDS encoding GntR family transcriptional regulator, with the protein MSTPEQPPTEIQEGPLPKHAQLRIILEEYCRNELSPGDPLPGERALEETYNVSRITVRRAIGDLVAQGKLRRVRGKGTFVAPSPLVSKLQLASFSEEMQAQGVVASSSILLAERAPAPQEVAEYFGTPPHTEHIHLRRLRLGDAQPYAVDDGWYNGELVPDLLEHDLQASVYEVLDKRYNLGITKAEQTVTAVNAGATVAPLLEVPANRALLRIVRYAQSHGTRVEYCASVYRTDRYSLHTQVLRNLEG; encoded by the coding sequence ATGTCCACGCCCGAGCAGCCCCCCACCGAAATCCAGGAAGGCCCCCTCCCGAAACACGCGCAGCTGCGCATCATCCTCGAAGAGTACTGCCGCAATGAGCTGTCTCCAGGAGACCCGCTGCCCGGCGAACGCGCCCTCGAAGAAACCTATAACGTCTCCCGCATCACGGTGCGTCGCGCGATCGGGGATCTCGTCGCCCAGGGGAAACTCCGCCGAGTCCGGGGCAAGGGCACGTTCGTGGCGCCGAGCCCGCTGGTGAGCAAGCTGCAGCTGGCAAGTTTTTCTGAGGAGATGCAGGCGCAGGGCGTAGTGGCGTCGTCAAGTATTTTGCTGGCGGAGCGCGCGCCAGCGCCTCAAGAAGTCGCTGAGTACTTCGGCACCCCGCCGCACACAGAGCACATCCACCTGCGTCGCCTCCGGCTTGGCGACGCCCAACCCTACGCCGTCGACGACGGCTGGTACAACGGCGAGCTGGTCCCCGACCTGCTGGAACACGACCTGCAGGCGTCGGTGTACGAGGTACTCGATAAGCGTTACAACCTCGGCATCACCAAAGCTGAGCAGACCGTGACCGCCGTGAATGCCGGCGCGACCGTCGCCCCGTTACTCGAGGTGCCGGCGAACCGCGCGCTGCTGCGAATCGTGCGCTATGCGCAAAGCCATGGCACACGTGTGGAATACTGTGCCAGTGTGTACCGGACGGATCGTTATAGTCTGCACACACAGGTACTGCGCAACCTCGAGGGATAG
- a CDS encoding HAD family hydrolase: MNAPSLIISDIDGTFLNSYGRVTPRLLEVVARAVRGGTKFGLATGRPHRWLLPVLEQLPFEPVCVAANGAVIYDPEHDEVVKSFALSPESMQETVEVVEKVMGEADVTVGYGVERLSQSALDPEEECFLITPEYNPDAWDARFGVVHVEELLAEPAAKLLVRCPDLMAAEMFDMIAPEIDQDIAHVTYSMEEGLLEFSRPGVTKAAGVSYLAAQYGIDPSQVVAFGDMQNDVEMLAWAGMGVAMGNATDAVKDAADIVTASNDEDGVAQVLEHWF; the protein is encoded by the coding sequence ATGAACGCCCCCAGCCTGATCATCAGTGACATCGATGGCACATTCCTCAACTCCTACGGACGGGTGACACCTCGTCTGCTGGAGGTCGTCGCGCGGGCTGTGCGCGGCGGAACCAAGTTCGGGCTGGCCACCGGGCGCCCCCACCGCTGGCTGCTGCCGGTGCTCGAGCAGCTGCCGTTCGAGCCGGTCTGTGTGGCCGCCAACGGCGCCGTCATCTACGACCCAGAACACGACGAAGTGGTGAAATCCTTCGCGCTGTCCCCGGAGAGTATGCAGGAGACCGTGGAGGTCGTCGAAAAGGTGATGGGGGAAGCCGACGTGACCGTGGGCTACGGGGTGGAACGGCTGAGCCAGAGCGCGCTCGACCCGGAGGAAGAGTGCTTCCTGATCACGCCGGAGTACAACCCGGACGCCTGGGACGCCCGCTTCGGCGTCGTCCACGTCGAGGAGCTGCTGGCAGAACCTGCGGCGAAGCTGCTCGTGCGCTGCCCGGACCTGATGGCAGCAGAGATGTTCGACATGATCGCCCCCGAGATCGACCAGGACATCGCGCACGTGACCTACTCCATGGAGGAGGGGCTGCTCGAGTTCTCGCGCCCCGGCGTGACCAAGGCGGCAGGTGTTTCCTACCTGGCGGCCCAATACGGGATCGACCCGTCTCAGGTGGTGGCGTTCGGCGACATGCAAAACGATGTTGAGATGCTGGCGTGGGCCGGCATGGGCGTTGCCATGGGCAACGCGACGGACGCGGTGAAGGACGCCGCTGATATTGTGACCGCATCGAATGATGAAGACGGCGTGGCACAAGTACTGGAGCACTGGTTTTAA
- a CDS encoding DUF5926 family protein, whose product MAKKNRRKQENLPEGMSRRQAKLAARAAEREALQKDPRPYEGLAAEAELVALQEFVPSATAQVTVKDTPVQLVTVLPGAVAAMVREGGERLVALQVAAHSQNPGRDLAYALNWVLSAKEGEQLQSTAADGQQPALKDIFPADDALDVTSYDDFSWWFPEDAQIPPQIQQAMAAANDAVIPSVEVKSDAPGAVWWVNPGGGKAHIRWVRTEDNENQMLSALARIAARGELNLGEGTKFAGAFRTHGVVVPVWDLDPAVEPASYADALVALNKAIEAEYANEAQLSADERKQLDNIKSRQVTI is encoded by the coding sequence ATGGCTAAAAAGAACCGTAGAAAGCAAGAGAATCTCCCAGAGGGAATGAGCCGCCGCCAGGCGAAACTCGCTGCCCGCGCCGCTGAGCGCGAGGCGCTGCAGAAGGACCCACGCCCGTACGAGGGCCTGGCCGCTGAGGCCGAGTTGGTGGCGCTGCAGGAGTTCGTGCCGTCCGCAACCGCGCAGGTGACCGTGAAGGACACCCCGGTGCAGCTGGTGACGGTGCTGCCAGGCGCCGTTGCGGCGATGGTGCGCGAGGGCGGCGAGCGCCTGGTCGCGCTGCAGGTTGCTGCGCACTCCCAGAACCCGGGCCGCGACCTCGCGTACGCCCTGAACTGGGTGCTGAGTGCCAAGGAGGGCGAGCAGCTCCAGTCCACCGCGGCCGACGGCCAGCAGCCGGCCCTGAAGGACATCTTCCCGGCTGACGACGCCTTGGACGTCACCTCCTACGACGACTTCTCCTGGTGGTTCCCGGAGGACGCGCAGATCCCGCCGCAGATCCAGCAGGCGATGGCGGCCGCGAACGACGCCGTCATCCCGTCCGTCGAGGTCAAGTCGGACGCGCCGGGTGCAGTGTGGTGGGTCAACCCGGGCGGCGGCAAGGCGCACATCCGCTGGGTGCGCACCGAGGATAACGAGAACCAGATGCTCTCGGCGCTGGCGCGCATCGCGGCGCGCGGTGAGCTCAACCTGGGTGAAGGCACGAAGTTCGCTGGCGCGTTCCGCACCCATGGTGTTGTGGTCCCGGTGTGGGACCTGGACCCGGCGGTGGAGCCTGCGTCCTACGCGGATGCGTTGGTGGCGCTGAACAAGGCCATCGAGGCCGAGTACGCGAACGAGGCCCAGCTCAGCGCCGACGAGCGCAAGCAGCTGGACAACATCAAGTCCCGCCAGGTCACCATCTAA
- a CDS encoding lysophospholipid acyltransferase family protein, with the protein MRTIDGLFEVADGYTAPRPHSGDMQNRFYQRIVRAAKRYFRFAGTKATVHGLEHVPLDGGAMLAINHTGYLDFMLAGIGPYLRGERLVRFMAKKEVFGIPVLRWLLRNMGHVPVDRSAGAGAIDAAVAALREGAIVGIFPEGTISRSFEIADFKTGAVRIARQAGVPLVPCVIWGSQRLWTKDQPKRLGRSGIPVIIRYGEPVAVDGTVEEATGRLKAAMEAMLETTRAEYETRFGPFEPGEPWMPASLGGSAPTLEEAAEIRRKEREAKKGK; encoded by the coding sequence ATGCGCACGATTGATGGACTGTTTGAAGTAGCAGACGGCTATACCGCCCCGCGGCCGCACAGCGGTGATATGCAGAACCGCTTCTACCAGCGGATTGTGCGCGCGGCAAAGCGCTACTTCCGGTTCGCCGGGACGAAGGCGACGGTCCACGGCCTCGAGCACGTCCCGCTGGACGGCGGGGCGATGCTGGCGATCAACCACACCGGCTACCTTGACTTCATGCTGGCGGGCATTGGCCCGTACCTGCGCGGGGAGCGCCTGGTGCGGTTCATGGCGAAGAAGGAAGTCTTCGGCATTCCGGTGCTGCGGTGGCTGCTGCGCAACATGGGGCACGTCCCTGTGGACCGCTCGGCGGGCGCCGGGGCTATCGACGCCGCCGTTGCCGCCCTGCGCGAAGGGGCGATCGTCGGCATCTTCCCGGAGGGCACGATTTCGCGCTCCTTCGAGATTGCGGACTTTAAGACGGGCGCCGTGCGCATCGCTCGCCAGGCCGGAGTGCCGCTCGTGCCCTGCGTGATCTGGGGCTCCCAGCGCCTGTGGACCAAAGACCAGCCGAAACGGCTCGGACGCTCGGGCATTCCGGTCATCATCCGCTACGGGGAACCCGTTGCTGTCGACGGCACCGTTGAAGAAGCCACGGGTAGGCTCAAGGCAGCGATGGAAGCCATGCTGGAGACCACCCGCGCCGAATACGAAACGCGCTTCGGACCCTTCGAGCCCGGCGAGCCATGGATGCCGGCCTCGCTCGGAGGGAGCGCACCGACTCTTGAAGAAGCAGCCGAAATTCGCCGAAAAGAACGCGAGGCAAAGAAAGGGAAATAA
- a CDS encoding septum formation family protein, whose translation MHMASRTTALRGFLVALLAGAVGFGSYTYNASPAPQGGTDASGVSTSTPKRQSKNKPAPFTTADQGACLTWEADAEGHITAFEQTDCALEHRFEISAREDLATYPTSEFGPSAPMPNQTRQAQLREELCGGATLRYLNGAFDPNGRYSIAPILPPAAAWEEGDRTMLCGLQETDRDGTPILTTGRVSEQDQARTFNPGECVAIDGTSSLSSVDCNEPHQMEITSTVDLAPVFPDHTPSIEEQDNHLRDVCTDAAQKYMGAEENLYQIALQPFWTTQKPSAWEGGSHSVNCALVFSNPEGQFATLTGSATAGREVLKIDGNPPPERPERRPLREEQPRP comes from the coding sequence ATGCACATGGCTAGCAGGACAACAGCGCTGCGCGGCTTTCTCGTCGCGCTGCTCGCGGGTGCGGTCGGCTTCGGCTCCTACACCTACAACGCCTCACCCGCGCCGCAAGGCGGCACTGATGCATCTGGGGTATCGACGTCCACTCCGAAGCGACAGAGCAAGAACAAGCCAGCGCCGTTCACCACGGCGGACCAAGGCGCCTGCCTGACCTGGGAAGCCGATGCCGAGGGCCACATCACCGCCTTCGAGCAAACCGACTGCGCACTCGAGCACCGCTTTGAAATCTCCGCGCGCGAGGACCTGGCCACCTATCCCACCTCCGAGTTCGGGCCGTCTGCGCCGATGCCGAACCAGACCCGCCAGGCACAGCTGCGCGAGGAGCTGTGCGGAGGCGCAACCCTGCGCTACCTCAACGGCGCCTTCGACCCGAACGGGCGCTACTCCATCGCGCCGATCCTGCCACCCGCGGCCGCGTGGGAAGAGGGTGACCGCACCATGCTGTGCGGCCTGCAGGAAACCGACCGCGACGGCACCCCAATCCTGACCACGGGCCGCGTGTCCGAGCAGGACCAGGCGCGCACCTTTAATCCCGGGGAGTGCGTAGCCATCGACGGCACCTCCAGCCTGAGCAGCGTGGATTGCAACGAGCCACACCAGATGGAGATCACCAGCACGGTGGACCTCGCACCGGTTTTCCCCGACCACACCCCGAGCATCGAGGAGCAGGACAACCACCTTCGCGACGTATGCACCGACGCCGCCCAGAAGTACATGGGCGCGGAGGAAAACCTCTACCAGATCGCGCTGCAGCCGTTCTGGACCACGCAGAAGCCGTCCGCATGGGAGGGTGGCTCGCACAGCGTGAACTGCGCGCTGGTCTTTTCGAATCCGGAGGGGCAGTTCGCTACCCTGACCGGGTCCGCGACCGCCGGGCGCGAAGTGCTCAAGATCGACGGCAACCCGCCACCGGAGCGTCCCGAGCGCCGCCCGCTTCGGGAGGAGCAGCCCCGACCATGA
- the glpK gene encoding glycerol kinase GlpK, whose protein sequence is MTLLAAIDQGTTSTRFVVATTGGKVIAQAQFEHRQILPREGWVEHDPLEIWRNTRRAMSDAVASADIDEAAIATLGLTNQRETAVIWERATGMPIYNAIVWQDTRTSYDGDATEFQATTGLLRNSYPAGPKWAWILDHVDGARERAARGELLAGTMDTWLIWNLTGGQRDPDNALHVTDVTNASRTLLMDLETLQWDPDLCEAIGVPPEILPEIRPSVGDFGQVRNRGPLANVPICGVLGDQQSALFGQGGLEEGAAKMTYGTGLFMLLNTGTTPTFSETGMLSTVAYQCAGQPAVYALEGSVAVGGSLIQWLRDQLGILRTAAESEKLASEVQDSGGVVIVPAFSGLFAPRWRPDARGVITGLTRFVDRRHIARAALEATCLQTREVVEAMGVELRELRVDGGMTSNDLLMQMQADILGTRVVRPGNIETTVMGAASAAGMGAGLLDAPLSLGTPTTWEDTANAATREVLVAAWEDAVRRSYNLA, encoded by the coding sequence ATGACGTTGCTGGCGGCTATTGATCAAGGCACAACATCAACCCGGTTCGTAGTCGCCACTACGGGCGGCAAGGTGATCGCGCAGGCGCAGTTCGAGCACCGGCAGATCCTGCCGCGCGAAGGCTGGGTCGAGCACGACCCACTCGAGATCTGGCGCAACACGCGCCGCGCCATGAGCGACGCCGTGGCCAGCGCAGATATCGACGAAGCCGCCATCGCCACTTTGGGCCTGACCAACCAGCGTGAAACCGCCGTCATCTGGGAACGCGCAACCGGCATGCCCATCTACAACGCCATCGTGTGGCAGGACACCCGCACCTCCTACGACGGCGACGCCACCGAGTTCCAGGCCACCACCGGGCTGCTGCGCAACTCGTACCCGGCCGGGCCGAAGTGGGCCTGGATCCTCGACCACGTCGACGGCGCCCGCGAGCGTGCTGCCCGTGGCGAGCTGCTCGCAGGCACCATGGATACCTGGCTGATCTGGAACCTCACCGGCGGCCAGCGCGACCCTGACAACGCACTGCACGTCACCGACGTCACGAACGCCAGCCGCACCCTCCTGATGGACCTGGAAACCCTCCAGTGGGACCCCGACCTGTGCGAAGCCATCGGCGTGCCGCCCGAAATCCTGCCGGAGATCCGCCCGTCCGTCGGCGACTTCGGCCAGGTCCGCAACCGGGGTCCGCTGGCCAACGTGCCCATTTGCGGCGTGCTCGGCGACCAGCAGTCGGCGCTCTTCGGCCAAGGCGGCCTCGAAGAGGGTGCTGCGAAGATGACCTACGGCACCGGCCTGTTCATGCTGCTCAACACCGGCACCACGCCCACCTTCAGCGAGACCGGCATGCTCAGCACCGTTGCCTACCAGTGCGCCGGGCAGCCCGCCGTCTACGCCCTGGAGGGCTCCGTCGCGGTGGGCGGATCGCTCATCCAGTGGCTTCGCGACCAGCTCGGGATCCTGCGCACCGCCGCCGAATCCGAGAAACTCGCCAGCGAGGTCCAGGACAGCGGCGGTGTCGTCATCGTGCCTGCGTTCTCCGGGCTGTTCGCGCCGCGCTGGCGCCCGGACGCCCGCGGCGTCATCACCGGTCTGACCCGCTTCGTGGACCGCCGCCACATCGCGCGCGCCGCCCTCGAAGCAACATGCCTACAGACCCGCGAGGTCGTCGAAGCGATGGGCGTCGAACTGCGCGAGCTGCGCGTCGACGGCGGCATGACCTCCAACGACCTCCTCATGCAGATGCAGGCCGACATCCTGGGCACCCGCGTCGTGCGCCCCGGCAACATCGAAACCACCGTCATGGGGGCAGCGTCGGCAGCGGGGATGGGCGCCGGGCTTCTCGACGCCCCACTCTCCCTCGGCACGCCCACAACCTGGGAAGATACGGCAAACGCGGCGACTCGCGAAGTGCTTGTCGCCGCGTGGGAAGATGCGGTACGCCGTTCCTATAACCTTGCCTAG